From the Corythoichthys intestinalis isolate RoL2023-P3 chromosome 13, ASM3026506v1, whole genome shotgun sequence genome, one window contains:
- the LOC130928374 gene encoding uncharacterized protein LOC130928374 isoform X3 — MDGHKECDVHTSTLATERDVNAPVWNLARTSQAGSITNKPGEALPGPPGPSSILNFRKSPGPGQQEPESPGIKEEVELPQIKEEEPEPPQQQKREAQLPIKKEEVELPYVKEEEEEQDITRSTGPTII, encoded by the exons ATGGACGGCCACAAGGAATGTGACGTTCACACTTCTACACTGGCCACGGAGAGAGACGTTAATGCACCGGTTTGGAACCTCGCTAGGACATCGCAAGCTGGATCCATCACTAATAAACCTGGAGAAGCCCTTCCCGGCCCGCCCGGTCCGTCGTCCATTTTGA ATTTCAGAAAATCTCCTGGTCCTGGGCAGCAGGAGCCAGAGTCTCCCGGCATTAAAGAGGAAGTTgagctcccccaaatcaaagaggaggagCCAGAGCCCCCTCAACAGCAAAAGAGAGAGGCgcaacttccaatcaaaaaggaggaggtagAGCTGCCGTATGTtaaagaggaggaagaagagcAAGATATCACCAGGTCGACTG GGCCGACAATAATATAA
- the LOC130928374 gene encoding zinc finger protein OZF-like isoform X1, which translates to MDGHKECDVHTSTLATERDVNAPVWNLARTSQAGSITNKPGEALPGPPGPSSILNFRKSPGPGQQEPESPGIKEEVELPQIKEEEPEPPQQQKREAQLPIKKEEVELPYVKEEEEEQDITRSTGESLKNEDSLSEASRGAELPSGSSSIKGLRADNFIAPPSDSNNATSRSLYTDDDDDDSHKKGLSDDKLCECSQCGKTYYNKSNLNRHMKSHTREKPFCCSVCGQRFAQKIQLTLHTRTHTGERPFACSVCGQRFTQSQNLKTHTRTHTGEKPFACSDCGQKFALKKNLTTHTRTHTGEKPFSCSVCGQKFSAKQSLIDHTRTHTGEKPFSCSVCGRTFAQSEHLKLHSRTHTGEKPYSCSACGQRFAQKTSLTTHARTHTGEKPFSCSVCGQKFSLNENLKRHTKTHTGEKPFSCLVCGQRFSHKSALKTHSRNHTGEKPFTCTVCGDGFTRSDGLKRHKCVSVKSSGPTIVLPVIHAAIVSLGTQAIVLCGPSSNPVKD; encoded by the exons ATGGACGGCCACAAGGAATGTGACGTTCACACTTCTACACTGGCCACGGAGAGAGACGTTAATGCACCGGTTTGGAACCTCGCTAGGACATCGCAAGCTGGATCCATCACTAATAAACCTGGAGAAGCCCTTCCCGGCCCGCCCGGTCCGTCGTCCATTTTGA ATTTCAGAAAATCTCCTGGTCCTGGGCAGCAGGAGCCAGAGTCTCCCGGCATTAAAGAGGAAGTTgagctcccccaaatcaaagaggaggagCCAGAGCCCCCTCAACAGCAAAAGAGAGAGGCgcaacttccaatcaaaaaggaggaggtagAGCTGCCGTATGTtaaagaggaggaagaagagcAAGATATCACCAGGTCGACTGGTGAGTCTTTAAAAAATGAAGATAGTCTGAGTGAGGCCAGCAGAGGGGCGGAGCTTCCGAGTGGCAGCAGTTCAATAAAAGGATTGCGAGCAGACAATTTCATCGCTCCGCCATCAGATAGCAACAACGCCACCTCACGCTCGCTTTacactgatgatgatgatgacgataGTCATAAGAAAGGTCTCAGTGATGACAAACTCTGCGAATGCTCTCAGTGCGGGAAAACCTATTATAACAAGTCAAATTTGAATCGGCATATGAAGAGCCACACCCGTGAGAAACCCTTTTGCTGCTCCGTTTGTGGCCAAAGATTCGCTCAAAAGATACAACTAACActccacacaagaacccacactggcgagagaccttttgcctgctcggtttgtggtcaaagattcactcaaAGCCAAAACTTAAAAACGCACAcacgaacccacactggtgagaaaccttttgcctgctcagatTGTGGTCAAAAATTCGCTTTGAAAAAGAACTTAACAACGCACacgagaacccacactggtgagaaacccttttcctgttcagtatgtGGTCAAAAATTCTCCGCGAAACAAAGCTTAATTgaccacacaagaacccacactggtgagaaaCCCTTTTCCTGCTCCGTCTGTGGCCGAACGTTCGCTCAGAGCGAACACCTTAAACTGCactcaagaacccacactggggaAAAACCTTATTCCTGCTCagcttgtggtcaaagattcgctcaGAAGACTAGCTTAACGACCCACGcacgaacccacactggtgagaaacccttttcctgctcagtttgcggtCAAAAATTCTCTCTGAATGAAAACCTCAAGAGGCACAcaaaaacccacactggcgagaaacctttttcctgcttagtTTGCGGTCAAAGATTCAGCCACAAGAGCGCCCTAAAAACACATTCAAGAAATCACACTGGTGAGAAACCCTTTACCTGCACAGTTTGCGGTGATGGATTCACTCGGAGTGATGGACTTAAGAGGCACAAGTGTGTGAGTGTGAAAAGCAGTGGACCAACAATTGTTTTGCCTGTGATCCATGCTGCCATCGTCAGTTTGGGCACGCAGGCAATTGTATTATGTGGACCTTCCTCAAATCCTGTTAAGGATTAG